The Cryptomeria japonica chromosome 9, Sugi_1.0, whole genome shotgun sequence DNA segment ATTTATGAATTCCTAAGGACCTAAGGGTTAGATATATACCAACTCAACAAACTCCTCTTGTTGCTCGAATCGTGGACACACTTAAATCAATGATTTGCAATTGGAATACTGATCATCTTTGCTACTAGCTATCTCTCTTCTTCCCGACAAGGTGCTCTTTAAAGTGAAGGGTGTAAATGAGCCTAAACCAATCCCAAACCTCTTATTTATAGACTTCGTAGCCCTAATCCCACACTATCTCGTTGTCCTAGTTTCCCCTAGCCTTGAATAACTTATCTTGGTTCCCTTTTCTCCCCATTTATCCTATTTTTTTCATCCTAGCTTGCTAACCTTTTTCCTTCTTCCTATTGAGAGATTACCCAAATTTATCCAATTTTTAATCCAATCTCTCGAGCGGGTATGTCACTTCGATACTTCGAGCATATTGGGGCATGTCACTTCGATACTtcatctttgaaacaatgcaataaactgcattgtctcaaagatgggtggaatgtagacacctagaaatgtcctcacttaattaaataaatattatttatttaattattttttcattatttcttctattaaataaacaaataattcattagccttttcttttctaaagttaaatgaatatttattatttattcaattattatAATCCTATATTTtccactttaattaaataaatgctcttatttatttaattaatttattatcctcttctttctaatcctagccctccaacttgttcacatggatcataatctaaattggTAGTCATGTGACATGTGTCCCACTTTGTCCTTCCTTCACATGTCTAGGTTTATTGAACTCAAAAAGTCAACTCACCTCTTAATCTCATCCTTTATTCAAATTAATGTCTTAATCTTATTCACTCTTCCACCTCTTAATCTCACCACTCCATCTCACTTGAAACTCCCAATCTTATTCATTCTTCTTTAACCTCTTAATCATGACTATTCATCCTTTAACTTCTTAATCTAAGCTTTTATTCTCTTAGAGATTTCTATGAAAAGAGGCTTTTCCTCTCATTTGAGATATTGACAACTAGTGTGTATGCTAGAATTTGTTTAGAGTCATCATTGATTTCATTATCATGCTTGCATCATCAATCAAACCACATTCCATTTCTTTATGCCATTTTGTGCTGGTgcttaattttgagagaaaatactATTATCCACACAGTCTTAAAGGATTGGAGAACAATATATTCAAGCTTATCATGTGTGTGAaggtatagttttttttttttaatagcataCACTTGATTTAGAGCTCCATTGGTATTGTTGATTTGTTTTGTAGATTCTAGGCTTGTGGTTGGGTTGTTGAGGAGTTCACAATATAATTACATTTCAATATACACCACATAATTTGGATCCCTCCAAATTTAATAGCTAGGGAGCAATATACCTAtaatcaatatcaatatcatatatattttattacattgcaattatattatatttaacttTGATATAACGATTTTTACTTATTGAAATAATTACCTATAAGTCATTCTTCCCTCTTATTTTGTAGACATGTGCCCTCCCTATACATTGTATTTCATTTAACACAGTTTATGTCATCTTCATAGTCATGGTCAATATCTATCTCTACAAGTTATCTTGTATTTTTCAGACATGGACATTGAAGAAATATTCAAATGCATACAATTTGAAATATGAATGAATTTTTTAGTTATACTATAAGATATAAATAgtttatgtaatatattatatatgtgATGAAATAATTTTAAACATGCCTatatgttttgttgatatggatctTCTCTAGGATTCCATGCTTTAACAATAGAAGGAAATAGCTCTCAACATTTTTTGTTGTTCCTCATTTGATTAATCAATATTGTCCATATTCAATACTTCATGTATCCATGTGAATTCATGCAGATGTGGTGAACTCCTCTATTGTCACTCATATCTAGACcaataatttttagtttttttttttctttctagtattgattttttaaatattaaatgtcaCATGTACATGTAGTGTGCAACTATATGAGGAtagttaataaaaatatattttcatcAAATTTGAGATTTTTTTGGAGTAGGTGGCATTCTTAacattaatgcatacaaatcaaaccAATACATATTTGTGAACTCAATATAAAGAATATTTTAGGAGAACCAATTTGATGAAACATTTCAGTCGATTATACATGACAAATTTATCTCAATATGGCCTTGGTTAGATGGGAGTTTCACATTTTTTTCATATGTTTGAATTCAACTCAGTGATAACGATCAACGTGTCTTGAAAAATTCTTTtttataaacacaataaaataattttatgtaATTGTCTTGCTATCATGTTTACAATGAACTAACTAAATATTGTATGTTGATCAAAATGATGATACCTAGATACCATAATAGATAAGCTTCACAAATTTATGCAGATGTACTCACATCATTCATGGTTCTAATCAGTCACATCTACCATCAAACAACAATATTAAAAATTCCAAATCAAGTAATTCCATTGTGACATATTTATTGATAGGAGATGCATCAATTCCTAGTCAATCAATCAATGTAGTTAGATTTACATCAATTTTATTAACCCATGTTGGATCAATTCCATTTCTCTTTGGACATAAAGTAGTCTAGAAACCATTGATGCCATATGATCAATTATATTACCTTAATTTATCTCCATGAGTGGATCcacaaatattattttatttacatcaaaatcaaattctatatgtatttttttcaatttattgaaaatattttcatcatTTGAAATTTATTAGTAGATCATTGAGAATATTTGGATCACATCTAACATCAAAATTTTAATTTGTATTTTAGTGTCTTATACACATGATCCCTACTGATACTAAAGTTATAGTTTGTGCCATGTTGATATATCTTCTTCTAACAATAATTACTAATATGTATTTGCTTCTTATTGATATGTTTAAGAGATGATGTGCTCCAAATCATATTTATTACAACACATTGATCCATTCATTTTCTAtgttggatcaaatatcaacatcaaatacaATCCTTAGGGATATGTGGTGCAAAGGTTGGACTCTAGATACATTTTAACTTACTGTTCTATGATTCATGGGTATTATAAGATAGGCAAAGTAAGCATAGCATTTGAGATTTATGATAAAATGCCAGTGTACAAATGCCTACCAAATATGTCCATTTATAATACCTTGTTATATGGTGTATTCTTACCAATTATTCTTTGCATAATATTTCTCCATGTAGTTTGCATGCATTTACATCAAACTTATCTCTACAATAATTTTGGTGAAGCATGAAATAGTGTGTAAGGTGTGTaggttgattgaagaaaataattgaACATTAATAATGTTAAATGATATATATGAATATGGGTCTTAAGATTTGCATActaactatagacacctaaaaatatccgCTTCATCATACCACCTAGTACATACATGATGCccaacaaattaattaaataattcctaagCTATTTAATTAATGTCAATCATCAACTTATCTCTTTTCATCCtctttaattaaatagtttttaaatatataattaatctaTTCTTTTTAttcacaataattaaataatttttaattttatataattaatttaatctagttcttctaactaattattcctctatagttaaataaattattttaatttatttaactacttatttctaaatttattttttctaaaaataattaaaattaatattttatttatttttcgtcATGCACTTGAATTAAATCTATTAATAAATATTCATgtacatgaattaaataattaactatTTAATTCTACTAATTAATTCTTCATGCAGCTACATCTCATTAGTTAACTCCCACTTACTCTTAGTCTACTCATTAGTGAGATGTGTCGTATGCAGTTGAGACACTATTTCATGCAACCAATTAACTAATTCATGCAATTTGTTGACTCCTATTTTTAGTCTTCAATCCTCTTAATCATTTTGATCCATTGATTCTTCTAATCAATCCCAATCATTGATAAACCTCAtgttcatcaagcattcaaacattcagatATTATCAAGCATGATCATTCAAATCCATATCAAGTTATCATCAAGCATCAAATATCAAATATCAAGTATCAGTCACGTATCTTACAAATATATCCTCAAACAACCAACATATTAAAGAATAATAGAGcaacaataaaatctttgtaaaagtatatttttatttatcttattttatGCATTGATCTTATAGCTTTattgaatgattgattgattgtaaattaaattttattttattcatgtttttttatCATTTTCAATTCAATGATCCACACTAACTAAAGCTAAAATCATGAGataaagcatacatcatcatctatTAAGAAGGATGGTGTGGGAAATTTTGTGAACAATATGTACATCTCAGATAGTGGAAGCTAAAATCATGAGATAAAGCATACATCGTCATCCATTAAGAAGGGTGGTGTGGGAAATTTGGTGAACAATATGTACATCTTAGATAGTGGATATTGTTCTGGCAACACCTATAGCACCATGGTCTTTGCAACCAAGGTGTTTAAGAGAAAACATAGGTGGTTTTGGTAAAGATTGAGGGTTCTATTCTTGGAAAACATGGGCATATGTCCACATTAGTGACTTATAGATATGAGATAATTTTTAATCACTATCTAAATAGAAATTTAATGTTTATGTATTATTCGTattaaatacaattttttaatgaacAATTCTTAAACAATCTGCACTTGATTCAACAAATTTGAGCCttaaaatttctctcaattgaaaTATTTTAGTTTCTTTATTTTTGGAGAGTTATCAATCTCTAATAATTCATTGGAACATGATTCAAAATTGACAACTCTAATTCTGCAAGAAAcctaaaaaaattgaaatgaattctatattttttattatagGAACGGACCTAAGCATAGCATatggtagacatgcatgcaaaatatggtaACAAGTGCATTaatagacatgcatgcaaaatgtgaaaaCATAGACATGGCAATAGAGAAATGCTATGATTGCAAAATATGAACAAAATAGTTTGTAGTAGCCATTACTCACTAAACTATGTCAAAGTATGTGCGTATTTTCCTCTACTCacctttcttctctcttcttttgtatttttttaaacaaTCTTCCCTTTTTTTATTGCTCTTTCTCTAGGCCTTATCATCTCCCACAACTTTTTGTTACTTTCTCACAACTTACAATGGAATGCACACCAATTTCAATCACATCTAGTTTTTGTTTAGAACAACTTCTCACTTCTCcacatttatattatttttaatactaTACTTTTATTAATTGTGACCTCAAATTTTTTAGTGTTTTCCCTTTTTactaataatgaaaaaaaaaattcatttgatctaaaattaataaatattatacaAACAAAAAATAGAATGCATAATATAAATCTTATTTTTTGAATATAAATCTTATTTTTTATGAATAAATCTATTTAACTTTTAATCTAAaagataattaattttttttttgattagtAAAGGCAGAGCcatatttatattaattatgcaTAATTACAGTATTGATATAGCTAGTTGATAAATTATCAAAAAGCTTGTTGGGTGCTTCTGTAACCTTTCTCAGAATTAGAGAAAGAGAGCAACCAGACAAACATACCATAAACAACATATTGTATCCTTCCAAAATCTATCAATTATGCAGTCTAAGATCATTAAAAAACTATAGAAAATCTGGATGGCAGATTCTCTACTGCCAGATTAAaagataataatttaatatttactttttttagaatttttgtacaGTTATGCTGAAATGACATAATATTTAACAATGTTGATCTAActttaaatttaaaactttgtTAAATAACTTAAAACAAAAAGTCTATGAAGAATTAAAATACATAATTTATTTCATATTGATAAAAGAAAATGATTATAAGGATTAAAAGGAATGAATAACAGTTCCAAAAAAAACTTCACAGAAAAGAAGATTACACTGTCAAACCAAAGAAGCTCACTTACAAAAGTACATACAGCTGATCCACATACATAACAGAATATTACATGAATTTTCCAACTCAATTTCTTATGTTCACAGTTAAAAATATACAATTACCAAATCTTTTTCCCCTTTTATAAAATGTTACTGCAGATAATAAATCTCTTCCAGAATACCCTTTCTCAACAAGCATTTTAAAATCCAATATACTTGCAATCAGAAACAAAAACGTTAAATAACTTGAAATACAATTCCAACCTGATGTATAAATTCACACAGCTTCTTCAGCAATGCAGCTAAAGCCTCGTATCCGTCTGCTGCTATACAAAAATTTCCTCCACCTTGAAGTTTGTGAGTTACTGGTTTCAATATTATTAGTCTTGAATTCCTCTTCCTCTCTTATTTTTTGGAGAgctttctgcaatctcttatttttATCCATCAATGCATCCAAAGTAAAACAAAGCTGCCTTACTGCCTCTCTTATTTTTTCATTTCGCTCCAGCAGTTGTATCTCCTGTACTCTGTTTTCATCAAGTAACTGATAGACCTCATTTTGCAGTGCCCCTATTTTGAGGCTCTGTTTCACTactaatttttccttttcttccaaTATGATCTCAACATTCTTCCTCTGTGTATAGAGCTTTGAATTCTCAGACAGCAAGTTAGGGTAATTTTCTTTAGGAACTTGCAGGCTTTGAAAGTTGACCTCAATCTCATTCATCAGTATGGCGTTCTCTGTCACAAGACCACATACCTGCCTTTGCAATTCCTCTACTCTAAAATTCTGTTCTGGTACCGACACTTTTTTAGCTTCTACTGTAATTTCAACATTCTTTTTCTCACCCTCGACAATTGGAACAGTGCCTCTTCTCTGAAAATTGGCTCCAGAAATTTCAGTATGACCCCTTGTATTGCTTTTATCCAATCTTGCAGCTTGGCTATTGACATATGAAAGTGACATAAAATTATTCCGTTTAGATAGATTTGAATTCTCTTTTTCCAACCTTTTCAGCTTTTCTGAAAGAACTTGCATTTGTACATTACCCTGACCTTTGCCATGTCGATTGCCTCGGTCTATTTTCGTAAAAACTTGCAGTTTTTGTCCATTTATCTCATTTCCATTCATCAGCTCTTGCACTCTTTGAGCAATAACCTCATTTTCATTCCTCAGTTCTTCCTGTGTTTTTGCATTAGCCTCATTTCCATTGCTCAGTTTGGCGTTTTCTGCTCTGATGATGTCTAACTTCAAATTCCTATCACAGACCTCAGTTTGTGATTTCTTTATTTTGAAACTCTGTTCCAAAACTAGGTTTTCTTTAGCTTCCAATATGACTTCAACCTTCTTTTTCTCATCCTTCAGATTTCTCACTGTGCCTTCACTTTGTTGATTGACTCCACACATTTCTTTCTGCAATTTTTCATTGACATAGGCAAGGACAACTGACATGGTGTGATAGCTTTTGTTCTCCTTTTGCAGGCTGCTGACCTTTTCTGTAAGAATTTGCAGCCGGTGTACATTGATTTCATTTTCATTTCGCAGCTTGGCGTTCTCTTCTCTGATGAAGTATAACTCCTTGAGTAAATCATTCATCTCCCACACATTaacctcattttcattttcattcctCAGTTTTGTGTTTTCTACTATGATTATTTCCAAATCTTTTTGCAAAAGATTCCTATCCTGCATTACCAGAGACATCTCTTCTTTGCAGTAAGCCTTTTCCTCCAATTTATTGTTTTTTATCTTCAAATGCTCAACCTGAATGTTTTTGGCAGTTACTTGTTTATAAAGAAGCGAGCTCTCTTCttccaatttatttttcttttctctcatCTCGCTTCCAACATTTTCAGTCTCTGTAGGCTTTCCAAAATGGCTAATCACCTCAGAATGTGAATGAGATGACGCACTTCCAGATTCCTGATCGGAAGGTATCATGTTTATAGATTCCTGGTCAGAAAGCCTTTTGCTCCTCGGGTTGCAATTATCTGGATCCCCTGCTTCTGATACTTCTGAATCAGAACCCCTTCCTTGGCTTCTGAGAAATTTCTTACATCCTTCATTTAGGTTCTCATTCACTGAAATTTTCTTTACAAGTGGAGCTTCACAAGATGATCCATTGAAAACTTGAACAGATTCAGGAGAATTTTGTCTAGTTTGCCTCTTAAGACGGTCAAATTGCTCTGCCAATGCTCGGTATGCTTTGTAATACTCTTCAATCATGCTAATGAGCTGCGGCCTCTTATGGTAAAAAAATTCAGCTCGTTGAGAAAACGAATCGGATTTTGCTTCTAGAATATTCAACATATTCTGAGTCTTCTCCTCCATCTCTGCCAGATTGTCAAAACACACCAGATGATGCAATACCTTGAAGAATCGGTTCAAATTGAAAAAATAACAAATAGGATACAAACTATTTATACTAGCAGAGTCATTTCTGAAAGAACCCTTGCTGTTACAAATCAGATATATAATCAAGAAAAACGAAGTGTGAGTGTTACCTCCCAGAGTAGCATGAAGCCATGAAGATTCACTTCGATTAGTGCGGCTACCCCTCCGCCAAGGATAACAACTTCCGGTATGTTGCTTCATCTTTAACAAAGCAAGGACTTGTACCTGTACACAAAATGATACTGAAATAATCATGAAAAGTAATGGAGCAAGCTAAAGATCTGGTgcctaaaatatttttaaatagaacGTATCAAAACAAAATTTTGCGTAAATAATGAAGTAACTAAAGTCCACAGTAAAACTCAAAACCGAATTAATAGTGAAGAAATTTGTAACATGATTTTTTTTATCATAGCGTAATGTTCCTGTAAATAAAAAGTAATTGCAGCAAAACAGTGGAAATTCTTAATAAGCTGTTAAAGATGATAAATTTACGTACAATATTGAAAGGTAATTCAGTCTCAGGAAGAAAAACCATTACCTGGATTAGGATCTGTGGTAATTATTGTTGCTAAATAAACAAAACGACCTTTAAACTGGAGACCTGAATGCATGCATCTAAGCAAACCAAATCAACATGAAATGCTGAAACTAGGAAACAATACGTTACGATTTAGAAGTGAGCGCAAGATGAAGCTTTAATAAAATGGCAGGTGACTCGGGCATCggaaagatttgacaatgcaaagTCAATTAGGCAAGAAACTCATTGGAACTAGAAAATCTTCGATTTATTTAACAAAATACATTATGAAACCAAAAGAAGTAAAGATACAATAGAAGCCTATCAGTTTATAACTAACTCCAAGAAATACGCCTACCTTGAAGCAAGCTACCAAGTTGATTTGAGGTAAAGCGCATTGTCAGCCAAGCACAAATCTTCACAATGGATTTCACAAATCTTTAAAGATTCAATGAAAAGAGAAGCGGAgctgaaaaaagaaagaaaatg contains these protein-coding regions:
- the LOC131061057 gene encoding protein NETWORKED 4B; this encodes MKQHTGSCYPWRRGSRTNRSESSWLHATLGEMEEKTQNMLNILEAKSDSFSQRAEFFYHKRPQLISMIEEYYKAYRALAEQFDRLKRQTRQNSPESVQVFNGSSCEAPLVKKISVNENLNEGCKKFLRSQGRGSDSEVSEAGDPDNCNPRSKRLSDQESINMIPSDQESGSASSHSHSEVISHFGKPTETENVGSEMREKKNKLEEESSLLYKQVTAKNIQVEHLKIKNNKLEEKAYCKEEMSLVMQDRNLLQKDLEIIIVENTKLRNENENEVNVWEMNDLLKELYFIREENAKLRNENEINVHRLQILTEKVSSLQKENKSYHTMSVVLAYVNEKLQKEMCGVNQQSEGTVRNLKDEKKKVEVILEAKENLVLEQSFKIKKSQTEVCDRNLKLDIIRAENAKLSNGNEANAKTQEELRNENEVIAQRVQELMNGNEINGQKLQVFTKIDRGNRHGKGQGNVQMQVLSEKLKRLEKENSNLSKRNNFMSLSYVNSQAARLDKSNTRGHTEISGANFQRRGTVPIVEGEKKNVEITVEAKKVSVPEQNFRVEELQRQVCGLVTENAILMNEIEVNFQSLQVPKENYPNLLSENSKLYTQRKNVEIILEEKEKLVVKQSLKIGALQNEVYQLLDENRVQEIQLLERNEKIREAVRQLCFTLDALMDKNKRLQKALQKIREEEEFKTNNIETSNSQTSRWRKFLYSSRRIRGFSCIAEEAV